DNA sequence from the Neisseria mucosa genome:
TTCCGTCAAAAAGTATTGGTTAATATGGAGGGACGCAGCCTTGAGACCAAAATGATCGGGCAGGATGTGAAAATGCCGGTAGCGATTGCACCGACCGGTTTCACGGGTATGGCGCACGCCGACGGCGAAATCTTGGCGGCGCGGGCGGCGGAAAAATTTGGTATTCCGTTTACGCTGTCGACCATGTCCATTTGTTCGATTGAAGATGTGGCTGAAAACACCAGCGCGCCGTTTTGGTTTCAGCTTTATGTGATGCGCGACCGCGAGTTTATGGAAAACCTGATTAAGCGTGCGAAAGATGCTAACTGCTCGGCTTTGGTTTTGACAGCCGATTTGCAGGTTTTGGGTCAGCGCCACAAAGACATCAAAAACGGCCTGTCTGCGCCGCCGAAACCGACCATCGCCAATTTAATCAATTTGGCGACCAAACCGGAATGGTGCATGAAAATGCTGAATACGGAACGCCGCACCTTCCGCAATATTGTCGGTCATGCGAAAAACGTGGGCGATTTGTCTTCGCTGTCTTCATGGACTTCCGAACAATTCGACCCGCGCCTGAGCTGGGACGATGTGGCGCGCATTAAGGATTTGTGGGGCGGCAAGCTGATTATCAAAGGCATTATGGAACCTGAAGACGCGGAAAAGGCAGCGAAAAGCGGTGCGGACGCATTGGTTGTTTCCAATCATGGCGGCCGTCAGCTTGATGATACCGTATCCGCCATCAAAGCTTTGCCTGATGTAGTCAGCGCGGTGGGCAGCGATATCGAGGTTTGGATGGACAGTGGCATTCGCAGCGGTCAGGATATTTTGAAGGCTTGGGCTTTGGGTGCAAAAGGTACGATGATAGGCCGGGCGTTCCTGTATGGTTTGGGTGCGTATGGTGAAGAAGGCGTAACCCGTGCGCTGGAAATCCTGTATAAAGAAATGGATATTTCCATGGCGTTTACCGGTCACCGCAATATTCAAGATGTGGATTCCAGCATTTTGCGTTCTACGCGTTGGACTCAAGATGAATTTTAATTTTTAAACATAAGAAAAGGCCGTCTGAAAATCTGTTTTCAGACGGCCTCTTTATAGACTGCTATTTCTCGTTTTTGCGATACCATTCGATGAAGGCATCAGGTTTGACAAAGCCTAATAAGGCTTCGCTATGACTGCCGTCGGCGCGGACAACAAACACGCCCGGAGGGCCGAAGAGGCCGTATTCTTTCAGTAAGGCCTGATGGCCGGGAGTATTGGCAGTCACGTCGATTTGGAAGAAGCGCTGCATATCGACCGCTTCGTGTACCTGCGGCTGGTTGAGCGTGTAGGCGGCCATTTCTTTGCAGGATACGCACCAGTCGGCGTAGAAATCAATCAGCACGGGCTTGCTTGGATCGGCTTTCAAGGCGGCATCCATAGCGGCTTTGAGTTCGCCGACATCGGTAAACATCTTGCCGTGGTCGGTTTCTTGTCCGTCTTCTGATGGAGGAACCAGCGTTAGGAAGTGGTGCAGGGCGGTGGTTTGTTTATTGAAGCTTTGCCAGCCAAACCACGAGCCGCCAATCAGCAGTAAAAAGCCCAATACGGCGGCAACTGTTTTCAGACGGCCTTTTTGTTTGCCTGATTTTGCCAAAAGCATCAGGGCGGGAACAATCATCAGCAAGGTGTAGAGGCCGACTACTGCGAAATAGGGCAGATGCGGCGTGGCGAGATATACGGCAACGGCCAGCAAAATGAAGCCGAATGCGTATTTGATGCCGTTCATCCAGTCGCCTGCTTTAGGCAGGATATGGCCGCCGAATGTGCCGATGATAATGAGCGGTACGCCGGTGCCAAGTGCCAAGACGTAAAGCGCGAGGCCGCCCAACACGGCATCGCCGGTCTGGCCGATATAGCCCAAAGCAAATGCCAGCGGAGGCGCAACGCACGGGCCGACAATCAGCGCAGACAAAATACCCATGATGAAGACGGAAACGATTTTACCGCCGGAGAGTTTGCTGCTTTGATTTTGGAAATAGGATTGGACGGAGTTGGGCAGCTGGATATTGAAGAAGCCGAACATCGACAGCGCCAATACCACCATCAACGCAGCGGCGGCAAGTACGACCCAAGGTTGTTGCAGCCATACGGTCAACAGCGCGCCGGTCAAACCGGCAATCACGCCGACCAAGGTGTAGGTCAATGCCAAACCTTGTACATAAACCATAGACAAGGTAAACGCGCGGCCTTTGCCGGCTTTTTTATCGCCCACGACAATACTGGAAACAATCGGCAGGAGCGGATACATGCAGGCAGTAAAGCTTAAGCCCAAACCTGCGACAAAAAACGCCAACAGGTTGGCGTTTAAAGTATCCCAAGAGAGCTTGAAGCGGCTGCTGTCGGGATTGTTTGCACTAGGCTGGGCAGGCATTGGGCCGTCTGAAGAGGTGGACGGTTGTAAAAAGCGGTCTTTGGCAGAAACCGGCTCATCGCTTTGCGGCTGGTAAACCCCGTTGCCTTTTACGTCAAACTCAGTATCCACCGGCGGATAACACACACCGGCCTCGGCGCAGCCTTGATAAGTCAGCGTCAGTTTGTATTGCGGCGCGGCTTGTTTGTAAGGCAGGTCAACCTGTGCGGTATGGTGGTAAACCGTTTGTTTGCCGAAGAATTCGTCTTCTTTTTCTTCGCCTTTGCTGAATTTGGGTTTACCCAAGACTTTGTCCGGATCGGTTGCTGCAACGATTTTGGACTGGTACATATAGTAGCCGTCAGCGATTTTGAACTGCACGCTGACGCCTTGATCAGTTACATTGACTTGAGGCACAAAGGCTTGCTCGGGAGGCAGCAAATCATTGGCATCTACTGCGAATGCGAAGCTGCTCAAGCCTAAAAATGCAATGAGGAAATAAAGGAATTTTTTCATAATATCCACGGATATGCCGTTGAGAAACCGTCATTATAAATGATGGGAAAACAATCGGCTTAATTTAAGTTAAAGATTACGCGAGTTGTCTAATTCTTTTGAATTATATCGGATTACAGTTAACCGTACATGAGCGATAGTCTCATGTTATCGTTCAATTTATGCCAAAGGCCGTCTGAAACGTTCAGACGGCCTTTGTTGCTATTCGGCTTAACTTTAAGGATAAGCGATATAAGCGTAAGCGGAATGGTTGTGTATCGATTCGAAGTTTTCGCTTTCGACGACGAATGATTCAATGCGTTTGTCGGCTATTAACACCGTGGCCACATCACGAACCATGTCTTCGACAAACTTCGGATTTTCGTATGCTTTTTCCGTTACATACTTTTCGTCAGGGCGTTTGAGCAAGCCGTAGAGCTGGCAGCTTGCCTGTGCTTCAACGTAATCGATGATTTCTTCAATGCCTACATCCGCATTCGCAATCAGACTGACGGTTACATGCGAACGTTGATTGTGCGCGCCGTATTGGGAAATTTCTTTGGAGCACGGACACAAGGAAGTAACCGGAACCATCACTTTCAAGCTGTGGCTGTATGTACCGTTTTTGGTTTCGCCGGTCAGGGTAACATCATAGTCGAGCAGCGATTGGATGCCGGAGACCGGCGCGCTCTTCTTGCGGAAAAACGGGAAGGACACGCTGATTTTGCCGGAATGCGAATCCAGCAGGGCAACCATGTCGGCAGTCAGCTTGTGCAGCGTATCGAAATCCAAAGCATCGGTTTGTTTTTCCATCAGGGCGACAAAGCGCGACATATGCGTGCCTTTTTGGTCGGCAGGCAGGAAAACCGTCATGGTCAGGCGGGCGACGGTGGATTGTTCGCCTTCTTTGCTTTTGAGGGAAATCGGAAAGCGCAGGTCTTTGATGCCGACCTGATTAATCGGCAGGTTGCGTAAATCGCGGCTGGATTGCACGTCTGCAATGGCGTTCATGCGTTGTATGTCCTTCATGATAGGATTGTTGAGATGCGTGTAGGGGAATCGGCTCGTGTCGGCCGATTTGCAAATGCGAGATTATATCACTTGCTTTATCCGCCTGCATTGATTGTTTCTATTTTTCAGATAGTGATAAAATCTTCGATTATTCACATCTACATAGGCAGAGACCCAATGAAATTCGCCACGAAAGCCATCCATTCCAGCTACGATTGCGACGAACACAACCGTGCGCTGATGCCGCCGATTTATCAAAACAGTATGTTTGCGCTGCACGAAATCGGCGAGCAGGTTCCTTACCGCTATTCGCGTCTGAGCAACCCGACCCGCCAAGTCTTGGAAGATACCGTTGCCGATTTGGAGCACGGTGCGGCCGGTTTTGCGTTTTCCAGCGGCATGGCGGGGATTGATGCCGTGTGGCGCACTTTCCTGCAACCTGGCGATACCCTTGTTGCCGTCGCCGATATTTACGGCGGCGCTTATGATTTATTGGTCGATGTTTATCAAAAATGGGGTGTGAACGTTATTTTTGCCGATTTGGGCAATCCGGATAATTTGGACGAGCTGCTCAAAGCACACAATGTCAAACTGGTTTGGTTGGAGACTCCGTCCAATCCGCTTTTGCGCTTGGTAGACATCAAAGCGCTTGCCGAGAAAGCCAAAGCGGCCGGCGCGCTGGTCGGCATCGACAACACCTTTGCCACGCCGTATCTGCAACAACCCTTGGATATGGGTTGCGATTTTGTGTTCCATTCCGCTACCAAATATTTGTGCGGCCATTCCGACGTATTGATGGGCATCGTTGTGGCCAAAACCAAAGAACTGGCACAGCCTTTGCACGACATGATGGTGCATACCGGCGCGATTGCAGGTCCGATGGACTGCTGGCTGGTGTTGCGCGGTATCAAAACACTGGCTCTGCGCATGAATGCCCATTGCCAAAACGCACTCGAAATCGCGCGCCGTTTGGAAGCTCATCCTGCCATTGAAAAAGTGTTCTATCCCGGCCTGCCGTCGCACGAATATTACGAACTCGCCAAAACACAAATGCCCAAAGGCATCGGCGGCGTGGTTACGGTTTATCTCAAAAACGACACGCGTGAAGCGGCCAATAGCGTGATTAAAAACATGAAACT
Encoded proteins:
- a CDS encoding alpha-hydroxy acid oxidase → MKCDLSKITCIEDLRLVAKRKMPRMFYDYIDSGSWTETTYRENTSDFKDIRFRQKVLVNMEGRSLETKMIGQDVKMPVAIAPTGFTGMAHADGEILAARAAEKFGIPFTLSTMSICSIEDVAENTSAPFWFQLYVMRDREFMENLIKRAKDANCSALVLTADLQVLGQRHKDIKNGLSAPPKPTIANLINLATKPEWCMKMLNTERRTFRNIVGHAKNVGDLSSLSSWTSEQFDPRLSWDDVARIKDLWGGKLIIKGIMEPEDAEKAAKSGADALVVSNHGGRQLDDTVSAIKALPDVVSAVGSDIEVWMDSGIRSGQDILKAWALGAKGTMIGRAFLYGLGAYGEEGVTRALEILYKEMDISMAFTGHRNIQDVDSSILRSTRWTQDEF
- the dsbD gene encoding protein-disulfide reductase DsbD, which encodes MKKFLYFLIAFLGLSSFAFAVDANDLLPPEQAFVPQVNVTDQGVSVQFKIADGYYMYQSKIVAATDPDKVLGKPKFSKGEEKEDEFFGKQTVYHHTAQVDLPYKQAAPQYKLTLTYQGCAEAGVCYPPVDTEFDVKGNGVYQPQSDEPVSAKDRFLQPSTSSDGPMPAQPSANNPDSSRFKLSWDTLNANLLAFFVAGLGLSFTACMYPLLPIVSSIVVGDKKAGKGRAFTLSMVYVQGLALTYTLVGVIAGLTGALLTVWLQQPWVVLAAAALMVVLALSMFGFFNIQLPNSVQSYFQNQSSKLSGGKIVSVFIMGILSALIVGPCVAPPLAFALGYIGQTGDAVLGGLALYVLALGTGVPLIIIGTFGGHILPKAGDWMNGIKYAFGFILLAVAVYLATPHLPYFAVVGLYTLLMIVPALMLLAKSGKQKGRLKTVAAVLGFLLLIGGSWFGWQSFNKQTTALHHFLTLVPPSEDGQETDHGKMFTDVGELKAAMDAALKADPSKPVLIDFYADWCVSCKEMAAYTLNQPQVHEAVDMQRFFQIDVTANTPGHQALLKEYGLFGPPGVFVVRADGSHSEALLGFVKPDAFIEWYRKNEK
- the folE2 gene encoding GTP cyclohydrolase FolE2: MNAIADVQSSRDLRNLPINQVGIKDLRFPISLKSKEGEQSTVARLTMTVFLPADQKGTHMSRFVALMEKQTDALDFDTLHKLTADMVALLDSHSGKISVSFPFFRKKSAPVSGIQSLLDYDVTLTGETKNGTYSHSLKVMVPVTSLCPCSKEISQYGAHNQRSHVTVSLIANADVGIEEIIDYVEAQASCQLYGLLKRPDEKYVTEKAYENPKFVEDMVRDVATVLIADKRIESFVVESENFESIHNHSAYAYIAYP
- a CDS encoding trans-sulfuration enzyme family protein, whose product is MKFATKAIHSSYDCDEHNRALMPPIYQNSMFALHEIGEQVPYRYSRLSNPTRQVLEDTVADLEHGAAGFAFSSGMAGIDAVWRTFLQPGDTLVAVADIYGGAYDLLVDVYQKWGVNVIFADLGNPDNLDELLKAHNVKLVWLETPSNPLLRLVDIKALAEKAKAAGALVGIDNTFATPYLQQPLDMGCDFVFHSATKYLCGHSDVLMGIVVAKTKELAQPLHDMMVHTGAIAGPMDCWLVLRGIKTLALRMNAHCQNALEIARRLEAHPAIEKVFYPGLPSHEYYELAKTQMPKGIGGVVTVYLKNDTREAANSVIKNMKLVKMASSLGGVESLVNHCYSQSHSGVPHDVKMEMGIKVGLLRFSVGIEDVDDIWNDISKALDTTL